Part of the Candidatus Manganitrophaceae bacterium genome, GCCAAGCCGTCCGACGCTGACGATCAGGGTGGTGATGGCGAGGAGATAAGCGAGGACGACCCACTGGACTTCCTGGAAGGAGGCGTTGAACGCCTGCGCCAACGCCGGCAAGCCGACATTGGCGACGCTGGTGCCGAGCGAGGAGAGCAACATCGACAGCGAAAGGCCGGCGAGCGCCCACCGAACCGAAGGGGCCCCTTCCGCGCTTCCAGCGACGACCTCATCTCGTTCTGCAATGATGGCCTTCATCCTGACCTCCTTTTTTCCAACGGCTTTCGGCGGCCGCCTCATTTCGACCTTGGATGAAACGCTTGCAGATCGATTATTCATTTTTCAGCAACCAAACGGTCTCATTGACGGCACGGATCCCCTTTAACCCGCCGGGTACTTTCTGGGTCGCCACGAGATCCAAATGATATCGATCTCCATAGAGGCGACTCACTTCCTCGGCATCAATTGAAAAAGGAGGACCTTCCATCAGGCTTTGGTCGTACTCATAGCAAATCAGCAGCTGCGGCGCCTGGTCCGTGATCTCCGTCAAGTGCGCCGCGTATCGCTTGCGCATCTCCGCCGGCAGCGCCACCAAAGCGGCCCGATCATAAATCGCATCGACCGGGCCGAGCCTCTTTCCGGACAAATCAAAGAGATCTCCGACGAAGAGGTCGATCTTTGTTGCGCTGTAGTGATCGAGCTCT contains:
- the tmpT gene encoding thiopurine S-methyltransferase, with amino-acid sequence MDKKFWRQKWERNEIAFHASEPNPLLIKYFKKLAPANGGRLFLPLCGKTLDIPWLLSNGFRVAGAELSKIAVEQLFSELGIEPKILRVGELDHYSATKIDLFVGDLFDLSGKRLGPVDAIYDRAALVALPAEMRKRYAAHLTEITDQAPQLLICYEYDQSLMEGPPFSIDAEEVSRLYGDRYHLDLVATQKVPGGLKGIRAVNETVWLLKNE